The Pelmatolapia mariae isolate MD_Pm_ZW linkage group LG9, Pm_UMD_F_2, whole genome shotgun sequence genome has a segment encoding these proteins:
- the mettl4 gene encoding N(6)-adenine-specific methyltransferase METTL4 — MMSVVLHGSLGWVLDSCSLIDRGYSPCIRWRENQKSAVECSFKRQCFQVFKSYYNENNRADVDAGNTEVLQKTCKPSKKRKRKHHELNQGEIDSLVFQEKIKSVILEGTKYLVDSAQPLGYLNGQTNVDKEPLPSQECNLAALCEMAKDLPLVEDEEQERGAQLLVGEDGCTSHVDLFSQVTENKADWATVVTLMGEEYVIPPHTAFLLSDFTRIQPLVHYGTRFDLIVMDPPWENKSVKRSRRYGSLPSSQLKRLPIPLLASPNCLVVTWVTNRPSHLRFVRDELYPHWGVEVVAEWFWVKVTTFGQFVFPLDSPHKKPYEVLVLGRYRCSADISESPSETSEVPVEDQRLIVSVPSALHSQKPSLSEVLKPYIGAEAKCLELFARSLQPGWTSWGNEVLKFQHISYFNLTPVDEKAEGEDDRTAKEKQAQGFDSPGKT, encoded by the exons ATGATGTCTGTGGTGCTCCACGGAAGCCTCGGCTGGGTTTTGGATTCATGCTCGCTTATCGATCGGGGATATTCGCCGTGCATACGATGGAGAGAGAATCAGAAGTCAGCTGTCGAGTGTAGTTTCAAAAGGCAGTGCTTCCAGGTTTTTAAGAGCTACTATAACGAGAATAACAGAGCAGATGTGGATGCAGGGAACACGGAGGTGCTGCAGAAAACATGCAAACCCTCAAAG AAAAGGAAACGAAAACACCATGAACTCAACCAAGGGGAAATTGATTCACTGGTCTTTCAGGAGAAG ATAAAGTCTGTTATTCTGGAGGGAACCAAGTACTTGGTGGATTCTGCACAACCGCTCGGCTATCTGAATGGACAGACAAACGTGGACAAAGAGCCTCTTCCTTCACAGGAGTGCAACCTCGCTGCTCTTTGTGAAATGGCTAAAGATCTCCCTCTGGTGGAGGATGAGGAGCAGGAGCGGGGCGCTCAGTTACTTGTTGGCGAGGATGGCTGTACGTCTCACGTCGACTTGTTCTCTCAGGTGACAGAGAACAAGGCGGACTGGGCTACCGTGGTTACCCTGATGGGAGAGGAGTATGTAATACCCCCCCACACGGCTTTCCTGCTGTCTGATTTCACGAGGATACAACCATTAGTCCACT ACGGAACAAGGTTCGACCTAATCGTTATGGATCCACCATGGGAAAACAAGTCTGTGAAAAGAAGTCGCAG atACGGCTCATTGCCCTCATCCCAGCTAAAGCGGCTCCCTATTCCCCTGCTGGCATCTCCAAACTGTTTAGTGGTGACCTGGGTGACAAACCGGCCAAGCCACCTGCGTTTTGTCCGTGATGAGCTGTATCCACATTGGGGCGTAGAAGTTGTGGCTGAATGGTTCTGGGTCAAG GTCACCACATTTGGGCAATTTGTGTTTCCGCTAGACTCACCACACAAGAAACCGTACGAAGTCTTGGTCCTGGGCCGATATCGTTGCTCTGCTGATATCTCAGAGAG CCCCTCAGAGACATCAGAGGTGCCTGTGGAGGATCAGCGTTTGATTGTCAGTGTCCCATCAGCTCTGCACTCTCAGAAGCCTTCGCTGTCAG AGGTACTGAAGCCATACATTGGAGCTGAAGCCAAGTGCTTGGAGCTGTTTGCAAGAAGTCTTCAACCAGGATGGACCAGCTGGGGCAATGAAGTGCTCAAATTTCAGCACATTAGCTATTTCAATTTGACACCTGTAGATGAAAAAGCAGAAGGTGAGGATGACCgcacagccaaagaaaaacaagcacaagGGTTCGATTCACCTGGGAAAACCTGA